One Curtobacterium sp. BH-2-1-1 genomic region harbors:
- the leuA gene encoding 2-isopropylmalate synthase produces MQNTQRPSGMPIHKYVPFHDQIRVDLPDRTWPTKRIDEAPRWCAVDLRDGNQALIDPMDSERKRAMFDLLVRMGYKEIEVGFPSASQTDFDFVRSLIDEGAIPDDVTIQVLTQAREHLINRTYEAIDGAKQAIVHLYNSTSIVQREVVFRTDVQGVVDIAVSGAKLCRAAEANLQHDTKVFYEYSPESYTGTELEVAVQICNAVLEVFEPTPDRKVIINLPATVEMATPNVYADSIEWMSRNLAHRDDVILSLHPHNDRGTAVAAAELGYMAGADRIEGCLFGNGERTGNVDLVALGMNLFTQGIDPEIDFSDIDQIKRTVEYCNQLPVPERQPWAGDLVYTAFSGSHQDAINKGFEAMKAKAAAAGKDIDEIAWAVPYLPVDPKDIGRSYEAVIRVNSQSGKGGVAYLLKTDHSIDLPRKLQIEFSGVVQQRTDAEGGEFSSERIWDLFRDEYLPAADESDKWGRYEITKTATSSDFDGTTKLSVALRVDDGSIASDAVGTGPIDAFLTVMREQGVDVTLYDYSEHTMSASGDAQAASYVELDVDGVRLWGVGIDADIATASLKAIVSAVNRAVRAGAASGASELVSA; encoded by the coding sequence ATGCAGAACACCCAGCGCCCCTCCGGGATGCCGATCCACAAGTACGTCCCGTTCCACGACCAGATCCGTGTCGACCTCCCGGACCGCACCTGGCCGACGAAGCGCATCGACGAGGCACCGCGGTGGTGCGCGGTCGACCTGCGCGACGGCAACCAGGCCCTGATCGACCCGATGGACTCCGAGCGCAAGCGCGCCATGTTCGACCTGCTCGTCCGGATGGGCTACAAGGAGATCGAGGTCGGGTTCCCGAGCGCCTCGCAGACCGACTTCGACTTCGTCCGCTCGCTCATCGACGAGGGCGCGATCCCCGACGACGTCACGATCCAGGTGCTGACCCAGGCACGCGAGCACCTCATCAACCGCACGTACGAGGCGATCGACGGCGCGAAGCAGGCCATCGTGCACCTGTACAACTCGACGTCGATCGTCCAGCGCGAGGTCGTGTTCCGCACCGACGTGCAGGGCGTCGTCGACATCGCGGTGTCCGGTGCGAAGCTGTGCCGTGCGGCCGAGGCGAACCTGCAGCACGACACGAAGGTGTTCTACGAGTACTCGCCCGAGTCGTACACGGGCACCGAGCTCGAGGTCGCGGTCCAGATCTGCAACGCCGTGCTCGAGGTCTTCGAGCCGACGCCCGACCGCAAGGTGATCATCAACCTGCCGGCGACCGTCGAGATGGCGACGCCGAACGTCTACGCCGACTCGATCGAGTGGATGTCGCGCAACCTCGCCCACCGCGACGACGTCATCCTCTCCCTGCACCCCCACAACGACCGCGGCACCGCCGTCGCGGCCGCGGAGCTCGGGTACATGGCCGGCGCCGACCGCATCGAGGGCTGCCTGTTCGGCAACGGTGAGCGCACCGGCAACGTCGACCTGGTCGCACTCGGCATGAACCTGTTCACGCAGGGGATCGACCCCGAGATCGACTTCTCGGACATCGACCAGATCAAGCGCACGGTCGAGTACTGCAACCAGCTGCCGGTGCCGGAGCGCCAGCCGTGGGCGGGCGACCTCGTCTACACGGCGTTCAGCGGCTCGCACCAGGACGCCATCAACAAGGGCTTCGAGGCCATGAAGGCCAAGGCCGCGGCCGCCGGCAAGGACATCGACGAGATCGCGTGGGCGGTGCCGTACCTGCCCGTCGACCCGAAGGACATCGGCCGCTCCTACGAGGCCGTGATCCGCGTCAACTCCCAGTCCGGCAAGGGCGGCGTCGCCTACCTGCTCAAGACGGACCACTCGATCGACCTGCCCCGCAAGCTGCAGATCGAGTTCTCCGGCGTCGTGCAGCAGCGCACCGATGCCGAGGGCGGCGAGTTCTCGTCCGAGCGCATCTGGGACCTCTTCCGCGACGAGTACCTGCCCGCGGCCGACGAGTCCGACAAGTGGGGCCGCTACGAGATCACGAAGACGGCGACGTCGAGCGACTTCGACGGCACGACGAAGCTCTCGGTCGCCCTGCGCGTCGACGACGGCTCGATCGCGTCCGACGCCGTCGGGACGGGCCCGATCGACGCGTTCCTCACGGTCATGCGGGAGCAGGGCGTCGACGTGACGCTCTACGACTACTCGGAGCACACGATGAGCGCCTCGGGTGACGCGCAAGCCGCGTCCTACGTCGAGCTCGACGTCGACGGCGTCCGGCTGTGGGGCGTCGGGATCGACGCCGACATCGCCACCGCGTCGCTCAAGGCGATCGTCTCGGCGGTCAACCGCGCGGTGCGCGCGGGGGCTGCGTCCGGCGCGTCGGAGCTGGTCTCGGCGTAA
- a CDS encoding isoprenyl transferase — MSPRRYAESEPLKPVDWTGEHPPAIPLQFVPEHVAIVMDGNGRWANQRGLTRVEGHRAGEASLLDVVAGAVQIGVKHVSAYAFSTENWKRSPDEVRFLMGFNREVLHRRRDQLNAWGVRIRWAGRRPRLWRSVIDELQTAERMTADNDVCTLTMCVNYGGRNEIVDAVRGMAEDVAAGRLKPSQVTEKALAKRLYVPELPDVDLFLRSSGEQRTSNFMLWQSAYAEMVFLDRLWPDFRRTDLWGAIEQYARRDRRFGGAVDAPTA, encoded by the coding sequence ATGAGCCCTCGCCGGTACGCCGAGTCCGAGCCGCTGAAGCCCGTCGACTGGACGGGTGAGCACCCTCCGGCGATCCCGCTGCAGTTCGTCCCCGAGCACGTCGCGATCGTGATGGACGGCAACGGCCGATGGGCGAACCAGCGCGGCCTCACCCGGGTCGAGGGGCACCGCGCGGGCGAGGCATCGCTCCTCGACGTGGTCGCCGGCGCCGTGCAGATCGGCGTCAAGCACGTCTCGGCGTACGCGTTCTCGACCGAGAACTGGAAGCGCTCACCCGACGAGGTCCGCTTCCTGATGGGCTTCAACCGCGAGGTCCTGCACCGCCGCCGCGACCAACTGAACGCGTGGGGCGTCCGGATCCGGTGGGCGGGACGTCGGCCGCGGCTCTGGCGCAGCGTGATCGACGAGCTGCAGACCGCCGAGCGCATGACCGCCGACAACGACGTCTGCACGCTGACGATGTGCGTCAACTACGGCGGTCGGAACGAGATCGTCGACGCGGTCCGGGGCATGGCCGAGGACGTCGCCGCCGGGCGCCTCAAGCCGAGCCAGGTCACCGAGAAGGCCCTCGCGAAGCGGCTGTACGTGCCGGAGCTGCCGGACGTCGACCTCTTCCTGCGGAGCTCGGGGGAGCAGCGGACGTCCAACTTCATGCTGTGGCAGTCGGCGTACGCCGAGATGGTGTTCCTCGACCGGCTGTGGCCGGACTTCCGTCGCACCGACCTGTGGGGAGCGATCGAGCAGTACGCGCGCCGCGATCGACGGTTCGGCGGGGCGGTGGACGCACCGACGGCCTGA